A stretch of Rhea pennata isolate bPtePen1 unplaced genomic scaffold, bPtePen1.pri scaffold_32, whole genome shotgun sequence DNA encodes these proteins:
- the LOC134154571 gene encoding olfactory receptor 14A16-like encodes MNCLIKCLLDKKKLFLTATGAICKRDESCVLEVTDEVVKQDKSQYGHLHTSLVTGFQLPCAPKQQMSNSSSLNEFLLRAFMDTRELQLLHFSFFLGIYLAAVMGNGLIITAVLCDHHLHTPMYFFLLSLSLLDLGSISTTVPKSMANSLWNIRAISYFGCVAQVFLVVYLFAAEHSLLTVMVYDRYVAICKPLHYGILMGSRASVRMAAAAWASGFIYSLLHTANTFSIPLCQGITVDQFFCEIPQILKLSCTDSYLREVGLIVVSGCLIFGCFIFIVLSYVQIFTAVLRIPSEQGRHKDFSMCLPHLAVVSLFVSTVIFAYLKPPSFSSPALDLVVAVLYAVVPPTLNPLLYSMRNKELQDALRKLFQRVQF; translated from the exons ATGAACTGCCTCATCAAATGCCTACTAGACaagaagaaacttttcttaACTGCAACAG GTGCCATCTGCAAACGTGATGAGAGTTGTGTCCTCGaggtcactgatgaagttgTTAAACAGGACAAGTCCCAGTATGGACACTTGCATACTTCACTCGTCACTGGCTTCCAG TTGCCCTGTGCCCCAAAGcagcaaatgtccaacagcagctccctcaacGAGTTCCTCCTCCGGGCATTCATGGACAcacgggagctgcagctcttgcacttctccttcttcctgggcatctacctggctgctgTCATGGGCaacggcctcatcatcacagctgtaCTGTGTGACCATCATCTCCACACACccatgtatttcttcctcctcagcctctccctccttgacCTGGGCTCtatctccaccactgtccccaaatccatggccaattccctctggaacatcagggccatttcctacttTGGATGTGTTGCCCAGGTCTTCCTGGTTGTCTACTTATTTGCAGCAGAGcattctctcctcactgtcatggTCTATGATCGCtatgttgccatctgcaaaccccTGCATTATGGGATcctcatgggcagcagagcttctgtcagaatggcagcagctgcctgggccagtggctTTATCTAttctctcctgcacactgctaaTACATTTTCCATACCCCTCTGCCAAGGCAtcacagtggaccagttcttctgtgaaatcccccagatcctcaagctctcctgcacagactcctacctcagggaagttgggcTTATTGTGGTTAGTGGCTGTTTAATCTTtggatgtttcattttcattgtgctgtcctatgtgcagatctttactgctgtgctgaggatcccctctgagcagggccggcacaaagacttttccatgtgcctcccacatctggctgtggtctccctgtttgtcagcaCTGTCATCTTTGCCTATCTGAAGcccccctccttctcctccccagctctggatctggtggtggctgttctgtacgCAGTGGTGCCGCCAACACTGAACCCGCTCctctacagcatgaggaacaaggagctccaggaTGCATTGAGAAAACTTTTTCAACGGGTGCAGTTTTAG